A window from Elusimicrobiota bacterium encodes these proteins:
- a CDS encoding citramalate synthase, whose protein sequence is MLYDTTLRDGTQGEGVSLSVDDKVKVAQSLDRLGVRYIEGGWPGSNPKDEEFFARARSLRFKNARLSAFGSTRRKDSTAHADPNLLAIVRVKTPVACIFGKSWDLHVTHALRATPQENLKMISESVRFLKSKGKEVIYDAEHFFDGYHSNAEYALASLKAALEAGADNLTLCDTNGGALPHHIAEIVLDVRRHMPKAQLGIHCHNDSDAAVANSLEAVRQGVILVQGTINGMGERCGNANLISIIPGVMKKLNLPCLTEEQLSTLTETSRYVTEIANQVPHDSQPYVGNSAFAHKGGVHVAAMARHAGTYEHMSPAIVGNKRRVLVSELAGRSNMILKAREFKVDLEKHPEAVDKIIHRVKALENQGYHFEGAEASFYLLVMRLVHPYKSFFELKGFRVIVEEDKDAGGLVAEATLKVVVDGKTEHRVAEGSGPIDALDQALRRALEKFYPTLKTMRLMDFKVRVIDATAGTAAKVRVFANSRDQAEEWGTVGVSGNIIEASWQALRDAVEYKLLKDSQRVKVRRA, encoded by the coding sequence ATACTCTACGACACCACTCTGCGTGATGGAACGCAGGGGGAAGGTGTTTCTCTATCGGTGGACGACAAAGTAAAGGTCGCCCAGTCTTTGGATCGGCTGGGGGTCCGTTACATCGAAGGGGGGTGGCCGGGGTCCAACCCTAAAGATGAAGAGTTTTTTGCCCGCGCCCGTTCTTTGCGGTTTAAGAACGCCCGGCTTTCGGCGTTTGGATCCACGCGGCGTAAAGACAGCACGGCTCACGCGGATCCCAACTTGTTGGCCATCGTTCGAGTCAAGACCCCGGTGGCATGCATTTTTGGGAAGTCCTGGGACCTCCATGTGACCCACGCTCTCCGGGCGACGCCTCAAGAAAACTTGAAGATGATCAGTGAATCGGTTCGTTTCTTGAAGTCTAAGGGGAAAGAAGTCATCTACGACGCTGAACATTTTTTTGATGGATATCATTCCAATGCAGAGTATGCCCTCGCCAGCCTGAAAGCGGCGCTGGAGGCGGGCGCCGACAATCTGACTCTGTGTGACACGAATGGGGGGGCTCTACCCCATCACATCGCTGAGATTGTCTTGGACGTTCGGCGTCACATGCCGAAAGCCCAGCTGGGAATCCATTGCCACAACGATTCGGATGCGGCTGTGGCCAACTCCCTGGAAGCCGTTCGTCAGGGGGTGATTTTGGTGCAAGGGACGATCAACGGGATGGGGGAACGGTGTGGGAACGCCAATCTGATCTCCATCATTCCGGGGGTGATGAAAAAATTGAATCTCCCGTGTTTGACGGAAGAACAATTGTCCACTCTGACCGAAACCTCACGTTATGTGACGGAGATTGCCAATCAGGTGCCCCACGACAGCCAGCCTTACGTGGGGAACTCGGCTTTTGCCCACAAAGGAGGCGTTCACGTGGCCGCCATGGCGCGCCACGCCGGGACCTATGAACACATGAGTCCCGCTATCGTGGGGAACAAACGGCGCGTTTTGGTCTCTGAATTGGCGGGCCGTTCGAATATGATCTTGAAGGCCCGGGAATTTAAAGTGGATTTAGAGAAACATCCGGAGGCCGTCGATAAAATTATCCATCGCGTGAAAGCTCTCGAGAATCAGGGGTATCATTTTGAAGGGGCCGAAGCGTCTTTCTATTTGCTTGTGATGCGGTTGGTCCATCCGTATAAATCCTTTTTTGAATTAAAGGGATTTCGCGTGATCGTGGAGGAAGACAAAGACGCGGGCGGCCTGGTGGCCGAGGCGACTTTGAAGGTGGTCGTCGATGGCAAAACGGAGCATCGTGTGGCGGAAGGGTCGGGTCCCATCGATGCTTTGGACCAGGCGCTTCGGAGGGCTTTAGAGAAATTCTATCCCACGCTGAAGACCATGCGATTGATGGATTTCAAAGTTCGCGTCATCGATGCCACGGCGGGGACCGCCGCGAAGGTTCGGGTGTTCGCCAACTCCCGTGACCAAGCGGAAGAATGGGGAACGGTGGGAGTTTCGGGGAACATCATCGAAGCTTCCTGGCAAGCCCTGCGGGACGCCGTCGAATACAAATTGCTTAAAGACAGCCAGCGGGTGAAGGTGCGCCGCGCGTAA
- the nadA gene encoding quinolinate synthase NadA, giving the protein MSTAPPTDLVAEIKRLARLHNAVILAHTYQRGEVQDVADFVGDSLALSQEAARTKADVIVFCGVHFMAETAAVLAPTKTVLLPDLEAGCSLAATADAAQVRGWKAHHPGAIVVAYVNTTAEVKAEADYCCTSSNAVRVVESIPADKEILLLPDMFLGQYVREKTGRPIHLWPGSCHVHYAITGEDIEAQKQAHPGVELLVHPECGCLSSALKHADVIASTSGMVTHAKESPRSTFLVATETGILHTLKKHNPEKVFIPVARAAQCEFMKMITLEKVLWSLQKKRHRITVPEEIAAKARGAIERMIRL; this is encoded by the coding sequence ATGTCCACCGCGCCTCCCACGGATCTTGTCGCTGAAATCAAACGGCTTGCACGTCTTCACAACGCGGTGATTCTTGCACACACGTATCAAAGAGGCGAAGTCCAAGACGTCGCCGATTTTGTGGGGGACTCCTTGGCTCTTTCTCAGGAAGCGGCCCGAACCAAAGCGGATGTGATCGTTTTTTGTGGGGTGCATTTTATGGCGGAAACAGCCGCCGTCCTTGCCCCAACGAAAACAGTTCTGTTGCCGGACCTGGAAGCGGGGTGTTCCTTAGCGGCCACGGCTGATGCCGCTCAGGTGCGGGGATGGAAAGCGCATCATCCGGGGGCCATTGTTGTCGCTTATGTGAACACCACCGCCGAGGTCAAAGCCGAGGCGGATTATTGTTGTACCTCTTCTAACGCGGTTCGTGTCGTAGAATCGATCCCCGCGGATAAAGAAATTTTGCTCCTGCCCGATATGTTCTTGGGACAATACGTTCGGGAAAAAACGGGTCGGCCCATCCACCTGTGGCCCGGATCCTGCCATGTTCATTACGCTATTACCGGGGAAGATATCGAGGCTCAAAAACAGGCGCATCCGGGGGTTGAACTTTTGGTTCATCCCGAATGCGGTTGTTTATCATCGGCTTTGAAACACGCGGATGTCATTGCCTCCACAAGCGGGATGGTGACCCACGCTAAAGAATCCCCTCGGTCCACTTTTCTCGTGGCCACAGAGACCGGAATCCTGCACACCCTTAAAAAACATAATCCAGAAAAAGTATTTATTCCAGTGGCGCGGGCCGCCCAATGTGAATTTATGAAAATGATCACCCTTGAAAAGGTTCTTTGGTCCCTCCAAAAGAAGAGGCATCGGATCACGGTTCCAGAAGAGATTGCCGCCAAAGCGCGGGGAGCGATCGAGCGAATGATTCGTTTATGA
- a CDS encoding MoaD/ThiS family protein → MITLLFFAGVADRIKARRMEVPLSATPQSVVEGDTILSFLNDRVARVAVNREWAQWDTSLADGDEVAFMPPPRIH, encoded by the coding sequence ATGATCACGCTTCTTTTTTTTGCGGGGGTGGCGGATCGTATAAAAGCGCGCCGGATGGAAGTTCCTCTCTCCGCGACGCCCCAATCCGTCGTGGAGGGGGACACAATTTTAAGTTTCCTTAACGATCGCGTGGCCCGAGTTGCGGTCAATCGCGAATGGGCTCAATGGGATACGTCTCTCGCGGATGGGGACGAGGTGGCGTTTATGCCTCCCCCGAGGATCCATTAA
- a CDS encoding molybdenum cofactor biosynthesis protein MoaE → MEEVPFFSVDPIAVDGIEERARLSEAGAVVSFQGVVRADRTQEGNVTALEFESYEALGEKEVGRILGEVKEKWPGTRLLLQHRLGRVPVGETSLFLVVSSPEIPDAFSACHYVLDQMKSRVPLWKKDVFSDGVSRWSDHHRETMLISDSVLTYPPS, encoded by the coding sequence ATGGAGGAAGTTCCATTTTTTTCGGTTGACCCCATTGCGGTGGATGGAATTGAGGAGCGGGCGCGTCTTTCGGAGGCGGGGGCCGTGGTCTCGTTTCAGGGTGTGGTGCGCGCGGACCGAACCCAAGAAGGAAATGTGACGGCGCTGGAGTTTGAATCTTACGAGGCTTTAGGCGAAAAGGAAGTGGGCCGCATCCTGGGTGAAGTGAAAGAGAAATGGCCCGGTACACGCTTGTTGTTGCAACACCGTTTGGGGCGGGTTCCGGTGGGAGAAACCAGCCTGTTTCTTGTTGTCAGTTCCCCAGAAATTCCCGACGCTTTCTCGGCCTGTCATTACGTTTTGGACCAAATGAAATCCCGTGTGCCCTTATGGAAAAAAGATGTCTTTTCTGATGGGGTTTCTCGCTGGTCCGATCATCATCGGGAGACCATGCTGATTTCCGATAGTGTCCTGACCTATCCCCCTTCGTGA
- a CDS encoding EVE domain-containing protein, whose product MNFWIFSTEPAAFPWSRVEAEGLSRWDGVRGPLARKGLRSISSGDLIWGYHSSPEKSLVCWARSQGPAYPDPADPEWLAVDVIFERWLKQNIPLSLLKAHPVLSSMDFLRIPRLSVAPVTEVQHRLLMGLAGMEKFS is encoded by the coding sequence GTGAACTTCTGGATCTTTTCCACCGAACCGGCCGCGTTCCCCTGGTCCCGTGTTGAAGCGGAAGGGCTCTCCCGTTGGGATGGGGTTCGTGGGCCTTTGGCAAGGAAGGGATTGCGGTCGATCTCTTCGGGAGATCTTATTTGGGGATACCATTCCTCTCCTGAAAAATCTTTGGTTTGTTGGGCGCGGAGTCAGGGGCCCGCCTACCCGGACCCCGCGGACCCGGAATGGTTGGCCGTGGATGTGATTTTTGAACGCTGGTTAAAACAAAATATCCCTTTGTCTTTGTTAAAGGCCCATCCGGTGTTGTCCTCCATGGATTTTTTGCGAATTCCCCGTCTTTCCGTGGCCCCTGTGACCGAAGTTCAGCATCGGCTTTTAATGGGGTTGGCGGGGATGGAAAAGTTCTCGTGA